One genomic region from Rosa rugosa chromosome 1, drRosRugo1.1, whole genome shotgun sequence encodes:
- the LOC133727165 gene encoding uncharacterized protein LOC133727165 yields the protein MGPVILLYAVVLVDFDRVRIAGVVIVFRIGISELIEKALFVLQFQLWAIDCNTFKSLSTLCQVSTRSSNNSFFTLFDSSSSCDYVKLGETVTQARRNFGIDFWVRAAELWQILVELGPAYIKIAQAISSRPGKRRLPN from the exons ATGGGTCCTGTTATACTTCTTTAT GCTGTGGTTTTGGTGGATTTCGACAGAGTGAGGATTGCAG GGGTTGTGATTGTGTTTCGGATTGGGATTTCGGAATTGATTGAAAAG GCTTTGTTTGTGCTACAGTTTCAACTCTGGGCAATTGATTGCAATACCTTCAAG tctctctcaaCTCTCTGTCAAGTGTCAACTcgcagcagcaacaacagttTCTTCACTCTCTTCGACTCTTCCTCAAGTTGTGATTATGTGAAGCTCGGTGAGACGGTGACTCAAGCTCGGAGAAATTTTGGGatcgatttctgg GTTAGAGCTGCTGAGCTTTGGCAAATACTAGTAGAACTTGGACCG GCGTATATCAAAATCGCTCAGGCTATTTCGTCTCGACCT GGGAAAAGGAGACTACCAAATTGA
- the LOC133727175 gene encoding THO complex subunit 4A-like, protein MPFPQDRLDLPLDALIAESKQQRRHNSHAHQPRGHNGHFGGGGSTSGPSRRPMNRNAYRTAPYPTLPEMQGQPGPRRIELPLALSQAMNSEGSTKLYISNLDYDVTNRDIELLFSEVGELERHSIHYDKSGRSKGTAEVVYKHYSDALAAIERYNNQHLDGKKVEIKLVGLNVVSPVPLLLPPNTNFMQEHPTPVFQRLGRAGSRGSFHGHGGVGLERGCGQVRNGGPKVTTESQQWKNVTAENQQRKNVITESVKRKKTFYGDTTVTFDDLDADLEKYRLKCRPVN, encoded by the exons ATGCCCTTCCCTCAGGACCGCCTGGACCTCCCTCTCGACGCCCTCATCGCCGAATCCAAGCAACAACGCCGTCACAACAGCCACGCTCACCAGCCACGAGGGCATAACGGTCATTTCGGCGGCGGAGGCTCCACCTCAGGCCCCTCTCGTCGGCCGATGAACCGCAACGCCTACAGAACGGCGCCGTATCCCACTCTGCCG GAAATGCAAGGACAGCCTGGACCCAGAAGGATTGAGCTACCATTGGCTTTGAGCCAAGCGATGAACAGTGAGGGAAGCACCAAGCTTTATATATCTAACTTGGACTATGATGTTACCAATCGAGATATAG AATTGCTCTTCTCTGAGGTTGGTGAATTGGAAAGGCACTCAATCCATTATGATAAAAGTGGAAGATCTAAG GGAACAGCTGAAGTTGTCTATAAGCACTATTCAGATGCTCTAGCAGCAATCGAGAGATACAACAATCAGCATCTTGATGGAAAGAAAGTGGAAATTAAGCTTGTGGGACTCAATGTTGTTTCTCCTGTTCCTCTGCTTCTGCCTCCAAATACAAATTTCATGCAAGAACATCCAACTCCCGTCTTCCAGAG GCTAGGAAGAGCTGGTTCAAGGGGATCGTTTCATGGTCATGGTGGTGTTGGACTTGAAAGAGGCTGTGGACAGGTGAGAAATGGTGGTCCGAAGGTTACTACAGAATCTCAGCAATGGAAGAATGTGACTGCAGAAAATCAGCAAAGGAAGAATGTGATTACAGAATCTGTTAAAAGGAAGAAAACATTTTATGGAGATACAACTGTGACTTTTGATGATCTGGATGCTGATTTGGAAAAATACCGCCTAAAATGTAGGCCGGTAAATTGA
- the LOC133727197 gene encoding putative disease resistance protein RGA3 produces the protein MAGILVDVLLERLATLALDKVERELKLVRGVKQEIKNLTKKLKAIRAVLEDAEQRQVMEASVKDWLNELNDVCDDMDDVLDEWITRALMHQLEKQEKQGANALATTKKKVCFPFPSSCLRFGQVNQLFRRHEIAAKIKELNESLDLIDQNKQSFGFHQNTTRVPELPQRQKTTSLPNIKTFGRDKEKNLIVSKLISESSQEKEVPLIIPIVGMGGMGKTTLAQLVYNDENVKSHFDKRIWVCVSDPFEEIKIAQAIIEEIDKDNSSKSSNVLQTLTQCIDKLIEGKKFLLVLDDVWSPNSDQWEELIKPLRNGGIGSRILVTTRKEEVVTLMKATTQLIHLKELGEAFCLSLFYSVDMDESSVSTEFKNIGSEIVKRCNGLPLAAKTLGSLMRNKKKIHEWQAVLKSKTWELKEIQQDVFRPLLLSYHDLSPATKRCLLYCVTFPKDYVYNRNCLIELWMSQDYLNVKESKEKIVVGQNYFDDLVMRSFFQDIEDVQFEYGNIKCKIHDIVHDFLQYLTENECLILDFELDASKRRDVSKDKVHHLTLVHATEGDSLQTFLPNYKKLRTLIAIQSSEYSIGPIFELIVQLKCLRTLDLRGWRGKGCLKEIPETIGGLIHLRYLDLSENLGLEELPSALGSLYNLQTLRLVRCVNLKKVDVRRLINLRHLYVEGCWELKLIEGIEKLTDLQRLDQFVVPIIGGDEGNKLEHLKDLNQLQGSLAIRILGNPTMAENTAAIMESMEKL, from the coding sequence ATGGCTGGAATACTAGTTGACGTTCTGTTAGAGCGTTTGGCTACGCTCGCCCTTGACAAGGTCGAACGCGAGCTGAAGCTGGTGAGAGGGGTTAAGCAAGAAATCAAAAATCTCACCAAGAAACTCAAAGCTATTCGAGCTGTACTGGAGGACGCAGAGCAGAGGCAAGTGATGGAAGCCAGCGTGAAAGATTGGCTGAATGAGCTAAATGATGTTTGTGACGACATGGATGACGTGCTGGATGAGTGGATCACTAGAGCTCTCATGCATCAATTggagaaacaagaaaaacaaggtGCAAATGCTCTTGCTACTACTAAGAAGAAGGTATGCTTTCCCTTTCCTTCCTCTTGCTTGCGCTTTGGCCAAGTCAATCAGCTATTTCGTCGTCACGAAATTGCTGCGAAGATAAAAGAGCTAAATGAAAGTTTAGATTTGATTGATCAAAACAAACAAAGTTTTGGCTTTCATCAAAACACCACTAGGGTCCCCGAACTACCTCAACGACAAAAAACTACTTCTCTTCCCAATATTAAAACATTTGGTCGAGATAAGGAGAAAAACCTCATAGTTAGCAAGTTGATAAGTGAGAgtagtcaagaaaaggaagTTCCTCTTATCATCCCTATTGTAGGGATGGGGGGAATGGGGAAAACAACTCTTGCTCAACTTGTTTATAATGATGAAAATGTCAAATCTCATTTTGACAAGAGAATATGGGTCTGTGTCTCGGACCCTTTTGAAGAGATCAAGATTGCTCAAGCTATCATTGAAGAAATAGATAAAGATAATAGTTCAAAAAGCTCAAATGTGTTGCAAACCCTGACGCAATGTATAGATAAATTGATTGAGGGTAAAAAGTTTCTCCTAGTTTTAGATGATGTTTGGAGCCCAAACTCTGATCAATGGGAAGAATTGATCAAACCTTTACGTAATGGTGGTATAGGAAGTAGGATATTGGTGACCACTAGAAAGGAGGAGGTTGTTACTTTAATGAAAGCAACAACTCAATTGATCCATTTGAAGGAGTTGGGTGAAGCATTTTGTTTGTCATTGTTCTACAGTGTAGACATGGATGAGAGTAGTGTGTCCACCGAGTTTAAAAATATTGGATCAGAGATTGTGAAAAGGTGCAATGGGTTGCCTCTTGCTGCAAAGACATTAGGAAGCCTCATGCGTAATAAGAAAAAGATTCATGAATGGCAAGCTGTTTTAAAGAGTAAGACATGGGAATTGAAAGAGATTCAACAAGATGTTTTTCGACCACTACTATTAAGTTATCATGATTTGAGTCCAGCAACCAAACGTTGTCTTTTGTATTGTGTTACATTTCCAAAAGATTATGTGTACAATAGGAATTGTTTGATTGAGTTGTGGATGTCGCAAGATTATTTGAATGTCAAAGAAAGTAAAGAAAAGATAGTGGTTGGTCAAAATTATTTTGATGACTTAGTAATGCGGTCATTTTTTCAAGATATTGAGGATGTTCAGTTTGAGTATGGAAACATAAAATGCAAAATTCATGATATTGTACATGACTTTCTACAATATTTGACAGAAAATGAATGtttgattttggattttgaGTTGGATGCTAGTAAGAGAAGAGATGTGTCAAAGGATAAAGTTCATCATTTGACCTTAGTGCATGCAACCGAGGGTGATTCTCTGCAAACTTTTCTCCCTAATTATAAAAAATTACGTACCTTGATAGCTATACAATCATCCGAATATTCCATTGGCCCAATATTTGAGTTGATAGTACAATTGAAATGCCTTAGAACATTAGACTTGCGTGGTTGGCGGGGGAAGGGTTGTCTCAAAGAAATTCCCGAGACGATAGGTGGATTGATACATTTGAGGTATCTCGATTTATCCGAGAATTTGGGGTTGGAGGAATTACCCAGTGCCCTGGGCAGCTTATACAACCTGCAAACCTTGCGACTTGTTCGTTGCGTGAATCTGAAAAAAGTAGATGTCCGAAGGCTGATTAACTTGAGGCATCTTTATGTTGAAGGCTGTTGGGAGCT